The genomic interval AGGCAAGTCACGTCTCACGTGTAAGCTGGACTGTTGGATATGGTTAAAACATTTCGGCTTACCAACGATGGTAAacatttaggtggtgtttggttgaggTCAGGAAATACAAACTTAAATGGGATCAGCTACAGCGGTAAGGGAAGAAAATGTATCACTTTACaggttttgtttggttggccGCTGTAACGTCTCATGTTTGCATTACATTGTTTGGATGGAACATGGTAACGGGTAACGGTTGCTTCCGAAGCAGGGAGCGCTTAGAACGTGACGCAGCTCAAAGCTAAGGCACATTACAAGCTACATAGCAGCAGTGTTCTCAAACACGTGTAGCACATCAAAGCTATGTAAAAATATTCACAATTTTATAACATGCAACTGTTTGATACTATCACATATTGGGAAGTGTATACAGTCTTGAAAATGTGAACATCAGTTTAATAATCTCAAGTAGAAATTATGGATAGTGGTCATATAATAATGAACAAGCTCCAAATATTGTGACTGAGCTAATACATCGGTTATTCTTCATTGCTTCATCTGTGGTAATAATGAAATAATTCAGAAATTAGTGACTGAACAGTTATAtgcaataattttaaaaaaaaagtctaaaaataCCTTAAAGGAGTCTAGCACAAACAGTCTTCAAAAGTGATCCAACAACAATCTAAAAAGGCAGTGATTAAGATATGCAATAGTAGCTCTCATATAGGGCAAACTCCTAAATTTTGTGACATGCTTCCTGGcccaaaataaagaaaagaagggaaatGTGTATTTTTTAATACCTGATAGCACTCTAGCTAGGGCATGTACAGGAATAATTCAAGAAAAGGTCATGTGGCTTTAGAATTCAAGTGATATAATTGGACAATATGCATCCAGAAACTACTGAAAGTGAATAATCGGGCAGGTCCTCGCTTCATTCTAAAAAGGGCATTGACTCCAAAGTTAAGAAGCACACATGCATGTAAATATGTTCTCATGCTCAAACAAAGATGCAAGGAATCCAATTTATAATGTTACTTCTAcattaaaagaaataaaagatgcCACTGTGAGTTTAAAGGAGAGCACGAAACCCAAAAATATGTGTTCCACTTACGCAATTGGTAACAAGTGGAATAGTTTCTATGGTTTCCAATCATACACTTTTCATGAAATATAAGTTAGCTCACCTGCAAATTTACCCTCCATTTGCTTCTGCAAAGtgaattttaaaagaaaatggaaagcAGGGCCATCTGAAGTCAACTTCCTGGACAAGAGAAAATTAAATGCTAATCAGAAAGTAGAGCAAATATTTGTTGAACAATGTCAACAGCagctgcaaaaaaaatatttgctaacAAAGTTTTTGGAATATAACAAGTAAAGAAATAAATTGCCCATGGGACAGTTATGCACATACCAGATATATAGGCAGTTAACCAACAAGTAAATAGCTGCACCGCGAGACTAATTTTCGCAGCAGTCATGAGATAAGCAATAATTGGCACTTGAATCCTTGTGGAAGGATCACGATGAGAGCAGTAGAACTCCAATAGTTCAATCTCGATCCAACGATCTCAAGCTAGGGTGGTGTTTGGTTCGGAATACTCAAGAGTAAATATCGGATCCATTTTGACATGAAAATATTTGAAAGCAGCTAGTTTCTTGAATTTGTATCTAATATCAGCCTAGCATCATCCTGGAAGATCTCTGAACAAGATCTTGTAGATGTAGCTTCCGAATACTCAAGAGTAAATATAAGACCCATGCTGGGAGTGAGAACTTCAGAAGTTCAATGAACTAAACAACAAGAGGATACATTGTGATCTGTCTAAATAAAGTACTGAGGAAATATATGGATGAACAATTGACATGAGTGAAACTACTAGATTAGTAGACTCAGATTCAGCGAGTAGATTGGTTTGGAACAGTCCATGCTGCGAAACATAAGTaaattgattatatatatgcaagatGACAATTCTGTCGAAAAGGCAATGCACgacaaacctttttttttccaatcggACACTCTGCAAAATAATATATCACCTGGCAgtaatgaaattcaaaattctcAAAATCTAGAGAGCAAAATGAGTTGGTCCGACAAAACTTCGGAACTTGCCTAGACTCGAAAACAAATATGAAAGAACCATCAACTACTATTCCAGATTTTTCCTGCAATCGGGAAAAACAGATTCTACAAAACTCATGTAAACTTATAAAGCAAACAGAACTGAGGCAGGAATACATGCAACCAATCAAGAATACAAATGATTCAATAGTATAAACTACTTCATGATTTgttaatgaaaagaaaaagatcatCAATCATCAGCATCACAAGTATATCATCATAAAGAGTGGTGGTATCAGTGAGGGGAGGGTtctcaccggcgacggcggaaaCGACAGAAGAACCTCCTTGGTGGCTGGTGCCTTCTTCGTGTGCCTCAAGAACTCTGCCATGCCTTCTTGATGCTCAACAGCCTCGTCCTTCTTGCAGATCCAGTCGTCAGGGATGTGGAACTcgagggagatggaggagggaCTGAAGGTAGCAGAGCAGTGGGTTGTCGGCCTTGTCGAGGCGGGCAATCTCCGGGCGGTCATGGAGCGTGCGAGGGGAGGGGCAGCGGCGTCGGGGTAGGGGGCAGCGGTGTCGACGACGCACGCCGGGCagggggagcggcgccggcgacggtgcgCTGCAAGGTAGCGGTGCTCAAGGCTAGGTCACGTTCACTCCGCTCCGCCTCCGTATCGGTAACGCGTAACGCCCGATCTGGAGCATAATCAACTTTGTATTGGGCTGGTATTCGTTTGCGGGCTAACCGATTACGGTCCATCTAAAACAAACAGATGTAAGAGAATCAATTCACGCTGGTATCTGATACGGGCCGAAAACAGCCCAACCAAACAGCTCCTTAAATCAATGAGCCGTAAGCCCTTGCTACATAGGAGTACTCCGTAACATGGTGATTAACAAATTGTATTTGAAAAATGCATTCTTATTCTCTCTAGAGTGATAGtctcagtgttttttttttatttcaagacaatatataccaatacatactcactccgtcccataaaaaactaacatCTATTCAGATTTGTGAtaatagaatgtgtcacatccattACTAGTATCGTTAATTACATGCACTACTGATTAATACTAAGCAGAAAGACAGAAATTTTATTctattaactgaaaaaaaatctacGTACAGAAAACAATTAAAAACCGGCCGGAATCAGCTTGATCGATCGAGGTCGTCGTGTTCGCGacaaagaaaattaattaaaactaagtaacaagctaagctagctagctaccggcGGCCGGGAGTACTGCCGATGCATGGTGGGCTGGGGCTGCTGGGAGGGGTCGGGCCTTCCTTGCACGTATTGCCCGTAGGCGTCGTTgtggcgccaccgccggtggTCTTCAGGATCTCCGGCGTGACGACGAACatctcctccccgccgccgccgccggctgcggccAACGGCCTCGCCGCGAGGAGCACGCCGCAGCACTCCATCAGcacggccgccaccaccaacgCCCTCACCAacttcgccgacgccgacgatgcCATGTTTGTGAGATCTCTGATCTTGAactttagctagctagctatattaAGCTGTAAGATCGATCAAGCTGATTGTTATGAAACTATTAGGAATACAAGGAATATAGAGATCCACAATTAATCTCAGGCCTATACAATGTAATCAGCTAGAGTATTCCTAATAGAGTACTagtgccgatcgatcgatgagtaAGTGATGATCTGAATGTAGCAGCCAATTAATTAAGTACGTGGACGTACTGTCTTAATTGAACGACATGGGACAGGATGGGTTTCCTTTTATAGATAACTCGATCGTACAGGTATACGTACGTTGGCCACACGTTCAACTGCATATGGAGTAtgcagaaaaacaaacaaaggaCCGGGTCTATTGTCTATTCGTAAGTATTTACTATGACTAATAGCTAATTAGTACGCGGTTTTCAGCGCGGTCCATGCATATCCGGAGGTTGAATAATTAGTTAGGTGCGGACGTGCAGTAGTAGTGTGCATTGTACAGATGGATGTATATATGAAAGCCGCATATATACATGTGCTATGTAGAAATTAAACCTCGTATATATGTTCATACTCATATGTGTCAACAATAATAATGACCAAGCTTTACTGACTGCGTGCGTATGACTATCTGATTAGTCCATGTATGTGCAACTCGATCTTGACTCCGACAGTCGACcgtgcagctagctagccttgAAATCTTGAATTGACACATTCGTTTCGATCGATCGGCCGATGAATTCCTCGATTCGCAAACGGCTGGGACTTGACCAATTTACTGGTAGTTCCCTCTGAAACTGGCAAGGCACACTTGTGCAATAATATGTTTAGCTCACCGCTGAAAACCTCGATCTTTCCATTTTCAGCGTAAGGGGCCCTCGAtgttttcttattcttttttgAGCTCCAGTTTTGTacagtaacatttttttttcttaaggcTGTGTGTTTTTAACACTTTCCCAAGTTTCATTCACTCATTTTCTACTCGTACGCTTCCTaaattgttaaacggtgtgtcttttctaaaaaaaaaatataaaaaagttattttgaaaaatcatattaattcattttaatttttaagactaatacttaattaatcatgtgccgCTCCGTTTCACGTATTAGGAGGAAAGATTCACAACCTTAGCTAACGAACACAGACTAAATGTAGTAGATTCTCATATACCCGCACGTGCACGCTCATGCATCTCCTATAAACATCTTCTAAAGACTAGTCAACATATCTTGAGATGTCTCACTGTTAACGAGCACGTCGTCGGGGACCTGAATTCGGGTGGATATGTATCACACAAAGAACCTAACTATGATTAGCCTACGCACTGTTGTATAACAAACGTATATAGGCCAGTACAAACAAAATGGTGTGAAAGATGTTTGGTGTATAGATTGCATATTATCAGGAAGtagattttttataaaaaaaaatgagaacatAGACACGCgcgtttttgtttttatatatatgacacAAACAATGGATAAAGGCATACAGCAACACAGAAACCGCAATAcgatttttaaattttagtcaAATGGAACTTATGTCAtttattttagagaaaattcaAGAAATGACATTGACAAACACTCAAATCCAAAAAATACCATCGACGAATACAAGTTACATGAAATGTTATCGTACAAGTGATTTTGTCCCAGAAAcaccatcgccgttagggttacGTTAGCAACCTTccgttaagttctataggatgCATGAACGGTGTATTTAACGGCTGTCCCAGAAACGCCATCGCCATTAGAGTTACGTTAGCAACCTTccgttaagttctataggatgCATGAACGGTGTATTTAACGGCGTAGGATGAACGGATCATAACGGTGATgacatttttagaaaaaaattgtttgtaTGATGGTATTTTAGAAAACTTGCATTCGCCAATGGTGTTTCTTGAATTTAGGTACTTGTAATgatatttcttggatttttctctttattttaccTGCAGCGGCACTGCGACAGGGATAAACCATATTTTTGGGACCATATTGCACAGGCCAGAACAGCCtagtagctaattaattaaacaattttcaCTTGCTTACAACATTACAACTTACAATGCCCCATGCATTACGACATGCACTGATTATAGACTACTTCTAGCTAACTTTGATCAGCTATACATTCATCTTCCGGCACTCCAATTTTGCACGGAATTAATATTAGAAGCTCGATCATCCTAACTGCAGATCATGAAAACGACCAAACCAAAATAATAACGAATAAATCGAAGTACAATCTCCAGACACACACGCATGCCAACATCTACGCAATTAAGTAAAACCGGTCTCGATCGGAACCCAGCTTGATCAAGGACGACCGTGTTCGCGAGAAAGGAGATTGattaatactactccctccgtttcaaaatgtttgacaccattgactttttagtacgtgtttaaccattcgtcttatttaaaaaaattaagtaattatttacccttttcatatcatttgattcattgttaaatatattttcatgtacacatgTAGTTTTAGatatttcagaaattttttttgataagatgaacggtcaaacatgtgctaaaaagtcaacggtgtcaaacattttgaaacggagggagtattatataagcagtaattagttaattaattaagctaccGGCGGCTGCCGAAGCATGGTGCGCCGGGAGGGCTGGGGGCTTGCTTGCACCCGTTCCCCGGCGGTATTGGGACAGCTTGTAGGATCTGCATGACCGGcatcttcccgccgccgccgccggcggtctgCATtggccgccacccgccgcctccggcgacgtCCCCTTCCAACGGCCTCGCCGCGAGGAGCACGCCGCAGCACTGCAtcagcacggccgccgccaccaacgccATGACCAACTTCGCCGACGCCATGTATGTGAGAGATCTCTAGCTCTTCAactttagctagctagctaactaatTTAAGCTCGATCGATGAGTACGTACGTGAGCTGAATGCAGCAGACAATTAATTAAGTACGTGGAATGATCTTAATTAAAGGAAGGATATTGGTTTGTGTTGGGGGTGATGGGACATGAAGGGCTTCCTTTTATACTAACTCGTTGTATATACTCACGTTGGCCAACACGTACGTTCAACTGCGTATGTATGGAGTAGAAATCAGAAAAGCAAATTATTAAGGACCGGGTCTATTGTCTATTCGTTAGTGTTTACTACGACTAACTAATTCGTGGGGTTTTTTTCCCGGTTCAGCGTTAAGTACGTACTCCTACGTACTAGTACTACGCGGTTTTCAGCTCGGTCGATCCATGCATCCTAATTAAGGTTGAatgattataattaattagttaggTGCAGTAGCAGTGTAAGTACAGACATTGCCAGTCATGCGGCCTATATATCACTATATGAGCTTACTGACTGCGTCCATCGTGTGTATGAAACTCTGATTAGTCCATGTAGCAACTCGATCTTGACTCCGACCGTGCGGCCTTGAAATCTTGAATTGACATACATACCtatacgttcgttcgttcgtttcGATCAAATCGACCACATGAATTCATTCCTCGATCGTAACGGCTGCGACTACTTCGACAGTTCGACCAATTTACTAGTACTCTGAAACCGTTATCGTGTATACTTGTGCAATAACAATGAGTCGTATCTGTTCTCACACGAGCGCATGACGTGACGCTGGTGTTTGCGAATTTGGTCGGTCTCGTTCTGCCCATCGATTTGGTCGCGTGGACTGGTCGATTTGATCGAATTCTGCGTGTGACTCCGGCGTTGCTGGGCAAAGCCCAGGAGGTAATTGGGCTTGTGTGCTGATGCCTTTCGGTGGCTGGGCCGCGTGTCCCGGAGGCTTCCCCGTTGTTgtggggaaaaagtacaccgaaggactctcaacttgtcatcggataaaaaacatcctcgaaccacaaaaccagatatgcgaggtcccttaactatacaaaatcgGTCACCCGAAGTCATTTgacggttttgactccggttttggtctacgtggcagctgactcagcgtgggacccacgtgggccccacatgtcagtttgtccacatcatctctctccttcccatttctctcccttcctcctctctatccAGTCTGGGCAGCTAGCTGGTGGGCGCGAGGCAGGAGAGgatgaggtcggcggcggcgacgcgggagaaggggaggcggaggaggaggttggtgtGGATGCCGTAGGTGAGCGCCGGCAGGTAGAGGGCGAAGAGGCGTGCGACATCAGCGGTCGTTGCGTCCGAGGCCGTCTTCGCGTCGCGGACGTCTCCACCGTGGATGGCGCCATGCCGCaccgggctcctccgcgactcATGTAGAGGAGCACATCGCGGTCGGGCGCCGCCATGGACTCCTTTGTCTCCTCACCCAAAGGGTCTGCAGCGGCGAGCACGGCGTCCATGACGCGGCGTGCACCGTCGAAGTCCCCCCAGTCGACGAGGCAGCGAGGAGGGAGTTGGTCGGCCGacgcgctgtcgccgccgccccagccGCCGTTGTCCTTCTTGCCCTTGCTTATCCGCGAGGTACGTCCCCAACGAGCCGCTTGACGGCGTGGGGGCTTGACGGCTGCGAGCGGTGTCGTCCTGGCCTCCGGTCGCATTCGGCCACATCCAGCCGCCACGCCATGAGCTCGGCCGTGCCAGCGCGAACCTCCATGCCAGCTACCATGGAAAGCGGCGGCATCGGGGAGAGAAACAagccaaaaataaaagagaaaaaaaggggaaCGGGGAGAGACAGCATCGATGGCGCCACCTAtcccccgccggccaccgcagaGCAACGCCGCCGCAAGGCCACGCCCCGCATCGTCgcagggagagaagagagaaggaacgaagagaagaaggaaaagagatgGGTGATGACGTAGACAGATTGACATgtagggcccacgtgggtcccacgccgagtcagctgccacgtcagtcaaaaccgtcgagggacctagtttgcactggttttgtaagttggaggatgcgttgtatccgttTTCGTGGTTCaaggatgattttgtatctcgatgacaagttgagggaccttcggtgtactttttccttgttgTGGAAGGCCATGATGGCCCATGGGCCTTCTTTGATGCTTCCCCACCACCAAATCGTCTGATTTGCACCGTGGAGTCAGATCAGATGCCATCCATTCTCTCACAAAAAGGAGGATTTGAACCTGTCATTGAGACCTTGAGTTTGAGTGCGATTCCTCCCTTCTTTCGGCCACTGCTTTTAGCAAGAGCACAGTTTTACTTTTGACGACTTGTAGCAAAATACTTCCAAATCCTAACCACAAACTTCAAAAAGTTCCCAACATATTCCAAATCTCGtggaataaaataataataaaccctcctttttcttctctaaTCGAATCTATTCCGAGAaataatgataaaattatattattatgcAAACCCATCTCGAATTCGCGATCCATCCattctctctcgctcgctctcCCATGGCGCTCCAAACCCTAAACCCGCGGCacgtgctgccgctgccgctgccgcggcggcgcgcgccgcggcccCGCGTgctccaccgcccgccgcctccgcgacggAGGCTCgagggggcggcgcggccgcgggccGTGGCGGTGGCTGTCAacgaggcgaggaggcggtggccgccggcggaggggggaggggaggaggggaaggagacgGACCTCGCCACGCTCGGGAACCTCTGCGTCGACGTCGTGCTCAGCGTGCCCCAGCTCCCGCCGGCTCCGCGCGAGGAGCGGGAGGCTTACATGGAGcgcctcgccgcgtcgccgcctgaCCAGGTAAGGGGCCGAGAGCTTTCGCCTGTTGGGATTGGAAATCTAGGGGCTCGGTTATTCATCAGGTGAATTCAGCATTAGATGCCACAAAGCCGGATTTATTTTGGGAGATTTATAGCTCTAGTCACTTTGGTTTGGTTCAAAATGCTTGTGTTGTGATAGGAAGGATTCAAGCGATCGTATCGTAATTGTATCTACTGATAAATTTGGGGATTGGAAGGAATGTGGAGGCTTTCGATGAGTAACGGAAGGTTTTAGATGTACACATCTCATGAATGTTTGCATTTGTTCtgtttgtgttgaaaatgaGAATGTTTTTATGACAATTTAGTTATTTAGTATTACTTATTCTGCTGCACTTTATCTGCTTgggaagatggagaacccagaAAAGAAACCCAGTTATAAATTGAACAACATTATGATCAATCAATCAGTGGTTATTAGCTATTCTGAACATTTTATCTTTCGTCACTTGGCAGAAATTTTGGGAGGCTGGTGGAAACTGCAACTTGGCCTTTGCTGCAGCTAGGCTTGGGCTTCGCTGTTCCACACTGGGGCATGTAGGAGAGGAAATTTATGGGAAGTTTCTTCTTGATGTGCTTGAGGAGGAGGGCATTAGTGTTGTTGGGATGCTTGATAACTCTGATTCTAGTGCATGCCAAAATGCCTATGAGACCCTTCTTTGCTGGGTTCTTGTAGACCCATTTCAGAGACATGGATTTTGCAGGTTAGAACTTCATGTTCTCATGCATGCCTTACTGCTCTTATTATTTTCATCATGAATATTGTCAACTTCAGCTTCAAATTCTCATGAGCTAATATTCTTGTTGTGCTTTGCATTGCAATTTTCATCTACGCCAGCCGAGCAGACTTTAGTGATGAGCCAGCTTTCAGTTGGATACGTAAACTCCCAGCTGAAACCAAGACAGCTATTCATCACTCCAAAATATTGTTCTGTAATGGCTATGCTTTTGATGAACTTTTCCCTGATGTGATCTCGTCCGCTATTGATTGTGCAATTGATGCGGGAACAGCAGTATTTTTTGATCCTGGTCCTCGAGGAAAATCTCTCTTACATGGTACCCTTGATGAACAGAGGGCACTTGAGCATTCTCTGAGGCTCAGTGATGTTCTGCTTTTAACATCAGACGAGGTTAGATGCCTTACAGTTTTATTTTTGCTTTGTGAGCTTCAATTGTAATTAGTAAAAGCCAAGCGAACCATAAATggcatgtttttttataatgaTATTTGAGCTGGCTGATCTTGACTTCACATCTGCAGCTTTGCCTTTTCTCCAAACTTAACAATTCAACCATAAACCATTTATGCCAAAATAAGATTAAAGGGTACAGCCTAACACTAATCTGCTTTTGTAAAAAAATCCTGTTTGCTGAATCTGGCCTGTTTAGAGAACAGCGAACCCAATGTGGTGTATTTAGTGTTGTATTCTTGCTTCATTTCACTCATAAATCTGTTTATTGGTTTGACAGGCTGAGTCCCTGACGAACATCAGAAACCCAATCCAGGCAGGGCAAGAGTTGCTGAAGAGGGGGATTCGCACAAAGTGGGTTGTCATAAAAATGGGCTCAAAGGGATCAATCATGGTTACGAAGAGTGCTGTCTCCAGTGCACCTTCATTTAAGGTATGTTTATTCTGCTGATAAAGGATCTTTGTGTAATTCCTGCATTTGTCAATATTCACTGTGCTGTACTTTCATTAGATTGACGTTGTGGACACCGTTGGATGTGGAGATAGCTTTACTGCTGCTATAGCTTTTGGGTTCCTCCACAACTTGCCAGCAGTTAGCACACTGACACTAGCAAATGCAGTGGGTGCTGCAACTGCCACTGGCTGTGGGGCAGGTCGGAATGTTGCTCACCTGGATAAAGTATTACAACTCTTGAGAGAATCCAATATCAACGAGGACGATACGCCGTGGAGCGAGTTGATTGAAGCAAGTTCATTCTGTTCTGAAGTTTCAGTGCTGTCTAAGACAGCAGTTAATAGTTTCAGTGACCGCCTTGTGCATGTTCCTACTTGCAATGTGGTTTCCAACCTCCTTTCTATGCTTGAGGCAGTGTCAGAGCGAAGCACAGTTCAGGCTTAATCCCATCTTGAATGGTATATGGGGGCCCTTTTTTGCCATTAAATCATTCATATAGATTCTTCTTTTGCCAGACCGTCACACTGATTTCATGTGACGAGTGATAGTTGGAGGCTGGCCACCAGGGAGAGCTATTTGTTGGAAAGATGTTTTGGAAGCTATTAGTAAATGTGCAGTAGTGGTCTCGCCTAGAAACATCGTATTTTACCCTAACTTTTGCACTATTTGTTGGAACATGGTGTCCCTTTAACTAACCAAGTTATCTTCGACTGATCATCTGTTTGCGCCAATGATATTTTGCCCCTTTCTGGAGCCATCTGTTCTGGTTCTTGAA from Oryza glaberrima chromosome 3, OglaRS2, whole genome shotgun sequence carries:
- the LOC127768803 gene encoding uncharacterized protein LOC127768803, whose product is MTARRLPASTRPTTHCSATFSPSSISLEFHIPDDWICKKDEAVEHQEGMAEFLRHTKKAPATKEVLLSFPPSPEKSGIVVDGSFIFVFESR
- the LOC127767871 gene encoding probable fructokinase-4; translation: MQTHLEFAIHPFSLARSPMALQTLNPRHVLPLPLPRRRAPRPRVLHRPPPPRRRLEGAARPRAVAVAVNEARRRWPPAEGGGEEGKETDLATLGNLCVDVVLSVPQLPPAPREEREAYMERLAASPPDQKFWEAGGNCNLAFAAARLGLRCSTLGHVGEEIYGKFLLDVLEEEGISVVGMLDNSDSSACQNAYETLLCWVLVDPFQRHGFCSRADFSDEPAFSWIRKLPAETKTAIHHSKILFCNGYAFDELFPDVISSAIDCAIDAGTAVFFDPGPRGKSLLHGTLDEQRALEHSLRLSDVLLLTSDEAESLTNIRNPIQAGQELLKRGIRTKWVVIKMGSKGSIMVTKSAVSSAPSFKIDVVDTVGCGDSFTAAIAFGFLHNLPAVSTLTLANAVGAATATGCGAGRNVAHLDKVLQLLRESNINEDDTPWSELIEASSFCSEVSVLSKTAVNSFSDRLVHVPTCNVVSNLLSMLEAVSERSTVQA